GTAATCTATGTATAAGGTAGGCTAATATAAAAAATTATTTTAATTTGTTAAAAATTAAAACTTTTATATTTACGAAATATTTGTGATTTTCATTTATTCAAAAAACATCAATAATATAACAATGATATATATCCTGCTAAGTGTTATTTCTTCAACTTTTGTATTTATAATTTTTAAATATTGCCAAAAGTTTAATGTTGATATTTTTAAAGTTATTGTAATTAATTACTTAGTGGCTATAATTACCGGATTATTGATAAATAATTCATTAACAGCTATAATTAACAGTAATTACGAAAAGTGGATATTGTTAGCCGTAATTATTGGTATCCTTTTTATATTTATGTTTTATATAATTGGTTTATCAACACAAAAAGCAGGAATTACAGTTACTTCAATATCAAGTAAAATGTCTGTTGTTATACCTGTTTTATTTTCAATCCTTTATTATAATGAAGAAATAAATAATCTGAAGTTATTAGGAGTATTATTAGCAATTATTGCTTTGGTATTGATAATAAAAAAGAAAAAAAGAAAAAAAATCAATAAAGGATTTATTTATTTACCAGTATTACTATTTTTTGGAATTGGTTTAATTGATTCTCTTATAAAATTATCACAACAGGATTATATTGAAAATGGTAATATAGTAGTTTTTGCTATAACATGTTTTGCAGTTTCATTTATTGTGGGAGTTGGAATAAATGTAATCAACAAAGTTCCTGTAATTAAATTTATGAATAAAAAAGTTTTAATTTTTGGAATAATACTTGGAATAACTAATTTCAGTACAATGTATTTTTTAATTTATGCACTTGATTCTAATATTTTTGATAGTTCAGTAATTTTTGCAATAAATAATAATGGAATTATAAGTCTTTCAGTTATTTTAGCATTAATTCTATTTAAAGAAAAAATATCAATACTAAATTGGGCAGGAATTATATTATCTTTAATTGCAATTATCCTGCTTTCAAATATATAATAAATATAATTTCATAACTCACTAAAAATAGCAAAATATTGAATTTCAATCGAAGGTTAATTTTTAATTATCTAACCACAATTGTTAAATTGCTATATGGTTAAATTGTTATTATACAACAATGAAGCAATTGAACAATATAACAATTTCATTACGATTGTTATTAAGAATAACGTTTTTAGTGAGTTCAGAAATTATTGTATTACAAGTAATTATGATTGAAGACACATATAAAACAATTGAAGGATATTCCGAAGGATTATATAAAGAAAAAGGAAGCAAGTTTTTTGCTTTTGCTTATCATGTTAGCAGTGAAGAAAGTATAAAAGAAATACAAAAAAAGTTGCGAAAAAAATATCATGATGCACGTCATCATTGTTATGCGTTCAGGTTGGGTGCAGAAAAAAATATATTTCGCTCTAGCGATGATGGTGAACCGTCAAATTCGTCAGGTCCTCCAATTTTAGGGCAAATTCGGTCATTTGAATTAACAAACATTTTAATTGTTGTTGTCAGATATTTTGGCGGAACAAAACTTGGTATTCCCGGATTAATAAATGCATATAAAACAGCGGCACAGGATGCAATTAACAATGCAAATATCATAACAAAAACCAATGATGATATTATTGAAATATCGTTTGATTATCTTGCAATGAACGATGTAAAAAAAATAATCAAAGATGAAAATCTTAATCAGATTAAGCAGGATTTTGATTTAAAATGTAGTATAGTAATAGGTGTCAGGAAAAATAATTCGGAAATAATAATAAAAAAATTAGAGAAAATTAATTCTGTTAACCTGAAAGTTTGCACATAGATTTATACCGTATATTGTGGCATGTTTTTATTTCTTATCAGTCTAATTTTATTAAATGTCTCTGCATGACTATTTTTTTCTTCTTCTATATCGTAATCATCTTGTAGTCCAAGCCAAAACTTAGCAGAATTACCAAAATAAGAACTCAATCGTAGTGCGGTATCCGCTGTAATTCTTCTCTTTCCTTTTATTATTAGAGAAATTCTTGTTTGAGGAATCCCGATATCTTTTGATAATCTATATGCTGTTATTTTCAGTGGTTGAAGAAACTCCTCTAAAAGAATTTCCCCAGGATGAACATTTGATAATCTATCCATTTTATAATCCTCCATTTTTAGTGATAATCCATTATCTTAACATCGTATGCATGATTATTTTCCCACCTAAATACTATTCGCCATTGGTCATTTATCCTAATACTATGAAAATCTTTTCCTTTTAGTCTTTCCATTCTATTTGATGGCGGAATTCTTAAATCTGTCACATTCTGTGAGTTATTAAGCATCCTTAGTTTTCTTCGTCCAACATGTTGAATTTCAAGGGGAATCTTTTTAACTCTTTCTCCATTCCAGATTTTCTCAGTATTTTTTGAACCAAATGAAATAATCATACTATCCTTTCACATTACTAACGTCAAAGGTAATTGTTTTGTTTCAATTCTGCAATTTTTATTAAATTATTATTAAAAGTTTTTAACATTAGAAAATTATACAAATCAACTTGCTTATATTTACATCCGAATAAAAAACATAAATATCTATATGAAAAACAAAAGCCTTATTTCAATTAACGATTATTCAAAAGAAGATTGTTTAAAAATCCTTGATTTAGCTGCTGAATTTGAAGAAAATCCTGATCAAAAAATATTGACAGGAAAAGTTATTGCAACTTTATTTTTTGAGCCGTCAACTCGTACCAGATTAAGTTTCGAAAGTGCAATTAATAAACTCGGTGGTCAAATTATAGGATTTACTGATGCAAGTTCTTCAAGTGTTAGCAAAGGGGAAACTCTTAATGACACTATCAGAACAGTTGCAAATTATTGTGATTTAATAATTATGCGACATCCCATTGAAGGAAGTTCACGTTATGCAAGTGAAGTATCATCAGTTCCGGTAATAAATGCAGGTGATGGTGCAAATCAACATCCAACCCAGACATTATTAGATTTGTATTCAATACAAAAAACACAGGAAACTTTAGAAGATTTAAACATTTTTCTTGTAGGTGACCTTAAATATGGACGAACCGTTCATTCATTATTAATTGCTTTATCGGATTTTAACCCGACATTTAATTTTATTTCACCTAAAGAACTTAGAATGCCCGGTGAATATAAAATGTATCTTGATAATAAAGGAATAAAATATTATGAACATGATGATTTTACAGAAATAATTTCCAGGGCTGATATTATATACATGACAAGGGTACAAAAAGAACGTTTTTCTGACCCTATCGAATACGAAAAAGTTAAAAATGTATATGTATTAAAAAATTATATGCTTGAAAATACTAAAGAAAATTTAAAAATTCTTCATCCATTACCACGAGTAAACGAAATACATACTGATGTTGATATAAACCATAAAGCATACTATTTTACTCAGGCATTAAACGGTGTGTTTACCAGACAAGCGATAATTGCTTCAATTTTAGGTTTGAAATAACAAAATATAAACAAATGAAAAAAAATATAAAATTAAGTGTCAGTGCTATACAAAACGGAACAGCTATTGACCATATCCCTGCTAAAAATCTTTTTAAAGTATTAATGATACTTGGATTAGATAAATTAGATAAACAAATTACTTTCGGAACTAATCTTGAAAGTAAAAAATTAGGCGCGAAAGGAATTATTAAAGTATCTGATAAGTTTTTTCTTGATGAAGAGATAAACAAAATAGCCCTGGTAGCTCCGCAGGCAAAATTAAATATTATTAAAGATTATAAAGTTGTTGAAAAAAGAATTGTTGAAGTTCCTGATAAAATAATTGGAATAGTAAAATGTATGAACCCGAAATGTATTACAAATCATGATCCTGTAAAAACAAAATTTTCAGTAATTAATAAAAAAAATGTTGAACTTAAATGTTTTTATTGCGAAAAAATAACTGATCAGGAACATATACAGATAAAATAATGGTACTACCACAAATTTAATGGGTAATGCCTGCCTGTCGGCAGACAGGTTTTAATGATTGAATGATAAAATGATAAAATTGTTGAATAATTATAGAAAATAATGATAAAAAAAGAAATATTTATTGAACTTAACGAAGCGGTCTCATGAACAAAGTGAATAAAGATTAAAAAAAGAACTAAATGAAATAACATTTAAGCATTTTATCATTTATGCATTCATAATACAGGAACAATAAATTTATGCTGAGCGTTCACATTGAGCGTAGTCGAAATGTAGTCGAAGTATAACATTTACACATTTAATCATTTACATATCAAAAACAAATAATATATGAGCAAAATAATTAATATATCTAAAAATGTATATTGGTTAGGCGAAAATGACAGGAGAACACATCTTTTTGAAAATTACTGGCCACTTGAAAAAGGTGTTTCTTATAATTCATATCTAATTAATGATAATAAAACCGCATTAATTGATACAATTGAAATTAGTAAGGCAGATGTGTTTCTTGAAAAAATTAAAAAGATATTAAATAATAAACCTCTTGATTATTTGGTGATAAACCACATGGAACCTGACCATTCAGGTGCTATAAAAACAATTTCCCGCAATTTTCCAAATGTAAAAATTATTGGAAATAAAAATACTTTAAAAATATTTGAAGGTTTTTTTGGAGAAACAAGAAATTTTCAAACAATTAATGACGGAGATGAAATTGGCTTAGGAAACCATAAGTTAAAATTCTATATGACACCTATGTTGCATTGGCCGGAAACAATGATGACTTATGAATTGAATAATAAAATTTTATTTTCAGGTGATGCTTTTGGAAGTTTTGGCACTCTTGACGGGGGGATTTTTGATGACGAATTAAATCTTGATTTTTACTATGAAGAAATCAGAAGATATTATTCAAACATAGTTGCTAAATATGCAAATCCCGTGCAAAAAGCATTACAAAAGCTAAAAAACTTAGACATAAAAATAATTGCATCAACACATGGGCCTGTATGGAGATCAAATATTAACGAAATTGTTAATTATTATGATAAATGGAGCAAGTATGAAACTGAAAAAGGCGTGGTAATAGTATTTGGTTCAATGTATGGAAATACTGAACAAATGGCTGAAATTATTGCACATAAATTGTGTGAAGAAGGCATTAAAAATATAAGGATTTATGATGTATCTAAAACACATATCTCATTTATATTAAACGATATATGGAAATACAAAGGACTGATTTTAGGTAGCCCGGCATATAATGGTAACATTTTTCCTCCAATGGAACATTTGATAAGTAAATTACAAAATACAGGATTAAAAAATCATCTTTTGGGTATATTTGGCTCTTATTGTTGGGGTGGAGGCGGAGTAAAGGCATTAAATAATTATGTTGAAAAATCAGAAATGGAATTAGTTGCTGACCCGGTTGAAGCAAAATGCTCGCCAAAAGATAATGAAATTGAGTATTGTGAAAATATTGCTGTGAATATGGCAAAAATATTGAAAGAATGCTTTTAGTTTAAATAAAAATATGACTTAATAAATTTATCATATCTCCAATAACAAATAAGAATTATAAAAAATTTTAATTTCGCAGTTTTCTTTTTCACACTATTTTTATAATTAAAATTTAGTATAATTTATAACTTCACAAACAAATATTTTTGCATATACATTGTCAAAATATTTATAATAACTTCTCAATTAATTGGTAACCTGTCCACCTTTTATAAATATTGACTCTATAAAGATTTAGCATCTACATCATTTTTAAATAAAATGAGTTTTATATACTTAAAAAATATTTGTATTTTTATGCAATAGGTATAAAATTTATTATTTATTATGGAAAAACTAATTATTGAAGAAACTGCCAGTACACCAATGTTTTTATTTGATCAAGGAGAGGGACTTATTGAGATTAAAGGAAAAGCAATTCCTGAAAATGCAATAAAATTTTTCCATCCTATAATTGGTATTATAAGGAATTATGAGAATAATCCCAAACCTGTAACGACTATGAATATTCAAATAGATTATTTTAATACTTCATCATCAAAATGTATTTTACAAATTCTTAAAATCTTAGAAAATATTAATGAAAAACATAAAGTTATACTTAACTGGTACTATAAAGATGAAGATATATATGAAATAGGCGAAGATTATCAATTATTAATAAAATTACCTTTTAATATGATTGAAGGTTAATTGTTATTTTATTCAGGAAATAATTAATACAATGAATAGTAATGATAATATAAACGAATTAAAAAAAGCATATTCTGATTTAACAGAAAGTGAACATAAGTTTAAATTATTAGCTGAAAACATAAATGATGTTTTTTTTATATTATCTGAAAATAATGATATATTATATATTAACTCTGCTTTTGAAACAATTTTTGGCAGGAAAATTGAAGAAATAATAAAAAACCCTGAAAATATAATTGATTGGATTTATGATGCAGACAAACGAAGAATTAATGATGTTTTTAAAAGTAGAAAATATAAAGGAAAATATATAAATGAACAATTCAGAATAATTAAACCCGATGGTACAATTAGATGGCTTTGGAGCAGAAATTATCCTGTTTTTAATGAAAAAGGGAAAATTTATAGAATAGTTGGAATTATATCGGACATTACTGAACAAAAATACCTTGAAAACGCATTACAGCAATCAGGCAAAAAACTTTTTCTTCATCAACAAATTACCCCGCTTGCATATATTGAATGGAATATTAAGTTCGAGATAATTAGTTGGAATCCAAGTGCTGAAAAAATATTTGGTTATAAAGAAAATGATGCAATTGGTTCAAATTTACTCGATTTAATTATTCCTTCATATAACAGGAAATTATGTATAAATTTATTGGATGATTTATTAAACCAGCGAGGTGGAGCACAAACTTCAATGGAAAATATAGCTATTGATGGAAAAATTAAAACTTGCGAATGGTATAATACTTTACTAAAAGATAAGGAAGAAGAAATTATTGGTTTGGCATCTATTATTCATGATGTTACAGAAAGAATAGAAGCAGAAAAGGAAGTAATTAATTCAGAAAATTTTTATAATACTACAGTAAATTCAATTAATGATATTGTTCATGTAATTGACAGAAATTATACTATTGTAATAGCTAATGAAGCATTAAGAAAAATTAACAAAGAACTTGGTCTTTATACAAAAGTTATCGGATTACATATTAAAGATGTATACCCTTTTCTTAAACCTAAAGTTTTCAGAGAATATGAAAAAGTTTTTAATACCGGGGAGGAAATAAATACAGAAGATATTGATATTATTAATAAAAAGAAGCATTATACTGAAACCAGAAAAACACCGGTTTTTGAAGATGGAAAAGTAGTTAGAATAATTACCACAGTAAGAGATATATCAATAAGAAAAAAAGCAGAGGAAGCATTATTGGAAAGTGAAAAGAGGCTACAATTAGCAATGGATGCAGCAAATGATGGTTTGTGGGAATTAAATCCCAAAACTATGAAAATAAATTATTACAGCCCGAGATATTTTACAATGTTAGGTTATTTCCCTGATGAACTTCCTCATACTTATAAAACATGGTTAAATCTTATACATCCTGACGACAGAAATATTGTTGAGAAAAAGCTAATGGATTATATTAATGAAAAATGCGAATTTTATGTTATTGAGTTCAGGATGAAAACAAAAAAAGGTGAATATAAATGGATATTATCACGTGGAGATATTGTTGAATATGATATTGACAGAAACCCTACAAGAATGATAGGAACACATGTTGATATTACAGAAAGAGTAATGGCAGAGAAAAAAAAGGAAGAATACCATAAAAACCAGCAGTTTTTAAGTAAGGCTGCCTTGAATTTATTAATTATTAATAATAGCGAAGATATATATCAATATGCCGGAAACAAAATAAAAGAATTGATAAATGAATCAATAATATTTATTCAAACATACGATATTGATAATAATAAAATTAGTGCAAAATATTATTTTGGTAATAAAAAGAAATTAAAAAAATTCGAAAAGTTAATTGGAAACAATTTTACAAACCTTTCTTATAATCTTCCTTATGATAAAAGAGAGAAATTATCTAAACCAAAATTACATAGAATTTATGGAGGTTTTTACGATTTGGCATTTGAGGAAATTCCTTGTGAAATTGCAAAAAAAATAGAACAAATTCTTGAAAATAAATATATTTATATAATGGGACTTACCCGTAACAATGAATTATTTGGAAGTGTCGCTATATTAACAAAAGAAGAATTATCAGCAGATATTTGTAATGTTTTAGAAGCAATTATTAATCAGGGTTCTGTTGCATTACATCGAAAATATCTTGAAGAAGAACTACTCAGGGCAAAAGAAAAAGCCGAAGGAGCAGATAAGTTAAAAACATCATTTTTAACAAATATGTCGCATGAAATTCGTACACCAATGAATGGTATTCTTGGTTTTGCTGAATTATTAAAAGATCCTGAACTACCGCTTAATAAAAGATTGGAATTTGTTAATATCATTAGCAGCAACGGAGAACATTTACTTAGACTTATTAATGATATTATAGATATTTCAAAAATTGAAGCTGAACAAATTAAAATTGTTGAAATAAATACATCAATAAACTTACTCTTTGATGAATTACATGAATTTTTTACTAAAGAACTGGAAAGTAAGAATAAACAAAATATTTCATTAATTTATAAAAATGGTTTAAAAGATGAAGAAAGTTACATCTTTACCGACCCTACCAGACTTAGACAAATCATGTTTAACTTACTTGGAAATGCTGTTAAATATACGTATAAAGGTGAAATTGAATTTGGGTACTCAGTAAAAGATAATAATTATCTTTACTTTTATATTAAAGATACAGGTATTGGTTTAACCTACAAAAAACAAAAATCAATATTTGAAAGGTTTACTCAAGCTGATGCATCATCTACAAGAAAATATGGCGGAACAGGATTAGGCTTGGCTATTACTAAAGGATTAGTTGAGATAATGGGTGGGGAAATTGGTGTTGAATCAGAAAGTGAAAAAGGCTCAATTTTTTATTTTACAATACCTTATAAAAAGGTAGAAAAAGTAGTTAAATTCCGTGATGTTAAACAAGATTTTAAAGAAAAATTTAATTGGACCGGTAAAACAATATTAATTGTTGAAGATGACTTTATAAGCCAAAAATATTTACAGGTAGTGTTAGAAAAAACAAATGTAAATATGTTGATTGCCAAAACAGGTAAACAAGCAGTTGAATTATGTAAAGAAAATCCTGATATAGATTTAATATTAATGGATATACAATTGCCTGAAATGAGTGGGTATGAAGCCATTAAAAAAATTAAATCATTTAGAAATGACCTCCCGATAATTGCACAAACAGCAGATGCAATGCCCGGAACAGAAAAAATTTGTTTAAAAACAGGTTGTTCCGATTATATTAGCAAACCAATAAATAAAAATATATTAAAACCAATGATAAATTTATATTTATCGGGAAATTTTTAGAATTATCACAATTATAATACTAACAACAATATGTTTAAAAATTTAAAACAAGCTAACTATCTGATATATACATTATTTTTTCTATTATTATTTACCAATTCTTTTGGGCAGAAAATTACAAATCCGTTAACAGGTGAGCAGCAAAGCCAATTGAACAAGTATCTAAATGAAGCAAACAATTTCCAATCAGAAGGAAATAATAGTCAGGCAGCTCAATATCTTAATAAAATTGGATTTCTTTATTGGGAAACTAATAATCCTGATTTAGCTATTGAATATTTTGATAAATCAATTGTTCTAAATAAAAAAATAGGAAATAAAAATGCAATAAAATCGCTATATGGCAACATTGGCATGATATATTCCGATAAAGGAGATTATGAAACAGCACTTTTAAATTTTCGTAAATGTTTAATAATTAGCCGTGAACAAAATAATAAAAATGATATTGTCTCTAATTTGATAAATATTTCAGTAACACTCGGAATAATTAGTCGTTATGACGAAGCCATTAATAACCTTGAAAAGGCTTTAACAATTACTAAAGAAAGCAATAATATAAAATTATTGCGGTCATGTTACGGTATGCTCGCTGAAAATTACGAAAAGTTAGGAAATTCTGAAAAATCATTTGAATACTTCAATCTTTACGCCTCATTTGATAAACATATTAAAAAGAAGGAAATGGAGAAAATAGATAAAGAAAGCAAACAAAAAATTGCTGAAATTGAACATGAAAAGAAAAAAGTTGAAGCAGAAAAATTTCAAAAAGAAGTAGAACTTAAAAAAACCGAAGAATCTCTTGAAATATCCGAAGAATTGAATCGTGAGAAACAAATGGAACTTGAGTTACAAGAACTCACACTTAAAGAACAGCAAGCAAAATTAAAAATGCAAAAGTTTATAACTTATGCATTTATTGTAGGATTTATCCTGATATTAGTAATTGCATATATCATATACAGAGGATATAAACAAAAAAAAGAAGCAAATCAAAAGCTAAGTACTGCATTTGATAAAATT
This window of the Bacteroidales bacterium genome carries:
- a CDS encoding EamA family transporter; the encoded protein is MIYILLSVISSTFVFIIFKYCQKFNVDIFKVIVINYLVAIITGLLINNSLTAIINSNYEKWILLAVIIGILFIFMFYIIGLSTQKAGITVTSISSKMSVVIPVLFSILYYNEEINNLKLLGVLLAIIALVLIIKKKKRKKINKGFIYLPVLLFFGIGLIDSLIKLSQQDYIENGNIVVFAITCFAVSFIVGVGINVINKVPVIKFMNKKVLIFGIILGITNFSTMYFLIYALDSNIFDSSVIFAINNNGIISLSVILALILFKEKISILNWAGIILSLIAIILLSNI
- a CDS encoding YigZ family protein; its protein translation is MIEDTYKTIEGYSEGLYKEKGSKFFAFAYHVSSEESIKEIQKKLRKKYHDARHHCYAFRLGAEKNIFRSSDDGEPSNSSGPPILGQIRSFELTNILIVVVRYFGGTKLGIPGLINAYKTAAQDAINNANIITKTNDDIIEISFDYLAMNDVKKIIKDENLNQIKQDFDLKCSIVIGVRKNNSEIIIKKLEKINSVNLKVCT
- a CDS encoding HigA family addiction module antidote protein translates to MDRLSNVHPGEILLEEFLQPLKITAYRLSKDIGIPQTRISLIIKGKRRITADTALRLSSYFGNSAKFWLGLQDDYDIEEEKNSHAETFNKIRLIRNKNMPQYTV
- a CDS encoding type II toxin-antitoxin system RelE/ParE family toxin, with protein sequence MIISFGSKNTEKIWNGERVKKIPLEIQHVGRRKLRMLNNSQNVTDLRIPPSNRMERLKGKDFHSIRINDQWRIVFRWENNHAYDVKIMDYH
- the pyrB gene encoding aspartate carbamoyltransferase, whose product is MKNKSLISINDYSKEDCLKILDLAAEFEENPDQKILTGKVIATLFFEPSTRTRLSFESAINKLGGQIIGFTDASSSSVSKGETLNDTIRTVANYCDLIIMRHPIEGSSRYASEVSSVPVINAGDGANQHPTQTLLDLYSIQKTQETLEDLNIFLVGDLKYGRTVHSLLIALSDFNPTFNFISPKELRMPGEYKMYLDNKGIKYYEHDDFTEIISRADIIYMTRVQKERFSDPIEYEKVKNVYVLKNYMLENTKENLKILHPLPRVNEIHTDVDINHKAYYFTQALNGVFTRQAIIASILGLK
- a CDS encoding aspartate carbamoyltransferase regulatory subunit; this encodes MKKNIKLSVSAIQNGTAIDHIPAKNLFKVLMILGLDKLDKQITFGTNLESKKLGAKGIIKVSDKFFLDEEINKIALVAPQAKLNIIKDYKVVEKRIVEVPDKIIGIVKCMNPKCITNHDPVKTKFSVINKKNVELKCFYCEKITDQEHIQIK
- a CDS encoding FprA family A-type flavoprotein, whose product is MSKIINISKNVYWLGENDRRTHLFENYWPLEKGVSYNSYLINDNKTALIDTIEISKADVFLEKIKKILNNKPLDYLVINHMEPDHSGAIKTISRNFPNVKIIGNKNTLKIFEGFFGETRNFQTINDGDEIGLGNHKLKFYMTPMLHWPETMMTYELNNKILFSGDAFGSFGTLDGGIFDDELNLDFYYEEIRRYYSNIVAKYANPVQKALQKLKNLDIKIIASTHGPVWRSNINEIVNYYDKWSKYETEKGVVIVFGSMYGNTEQMAEIIAHKLCEEGIKNIRIYDVSKTHISFILNDIWKYKGLILGSPAYNGNIFPPMEHLISKLQNTGLKNHLLGIFGSYCWGGGGVKALNNYVEKSEMELVADPVEAKCSPKDNEIEYCENIAVNMAKILKECF
- a CDS encoding DUF1987 domain-containing protein; translation: MEKLIIEETASTPMFLFDQGEGLIEIKGKAIPENAIKFFHPIIGIIRNYENNPKPVTTMNIQIDYFNTSSSKCILQILKILENINEKHKVILNWYYKDEDIYEIGEDYQLLIKLPFNMIEG
- a CDS encoding PAS domain S-box protein yields the protein MNSNDNINELKKAYSDLTESEHKFKLLAENINDVFFILSENNDILYINSAFETIFGRKIEEIIKNPENIIDWIYDADKRRINDVFKSRKYKGKYINEQFRIIKPDGTIRWLWSRNYPVFNEKGKIYRIVGIISDITEQKYLENALQQSGKKLFLHQQITPLAYIEWNIKFEIISWNPSAEKIFGYKENDAIGSNLLDLIIPSYNRKLCINLLDDLLNQRGGAQTSMENIAIDGKIKTCEWYNTLLKDKEEEIIGLASIIHDVTERIEAEKEVINSENFYNTTVNSINDIVHVIDRNYTIVIANEALRKINKELGLYTKVIGLHIKDVYPFLKPKVFREYEKVFNTGEEINTEDIDIINKKKHYTETRKTPVFEDGKVVRIITTVRDISIRKKAEEALLESEKRLQLAMDAANDGLWELNPKTMKINYYSPRYFTMLGYFPDELPHTYKTWLNLIHPDDRNIVEKKLMDYINEKCEFYVIEFRMKTKKGEYKWILSRGDIVEYDIDRNPTRMIGTHVDITERVMAEKKKEEYHKNQQFLSKAALNLLIINNSEDIYQYAGNKIKELINESIIFIQTYDIDNNKISAKYYFGNKKKLKKFEKLIGNNFTNLSYNLPYDKREKLSKPKLHRIYGGFYDLAFEEIPCEIAKKIEQILENKYIYIMGLTRNNELFGSVAILTKEELSADICNVLEAIINQGSVALHRKYLEEELLRAKEKAEGADKLKTSFLTNMSHEIRTPMNGILGFAELLKDPELPLNKRLEFVNIISSNGEHLLRLINDIIDISKIEAEQIKIVEINTSINLLFDELHEFFTKELESKNKQNISLIYKNGLKDEESYIFTDPTRLRQIMFNLLGNAVKYTYKGEIEFGYSVKDNNYLYFYIKDTGIGLTYKKQKSIFERFTQADASSTRKYGGTGLGLAITKGLVEIMGGEIGVESESEKGSIFYFTIPYKKVEKVVKFRDVKQDFKEKFNWTGKTILIVEDDFISQKYLQVVLEKTNVNMLIAKTGKQAVELCKENPDIDLILMDIQLPEMSGYEAIKKIKSFRNDLPIIAQTADAMPGTEKICLKTGCSDYISKPINKNILKPMINLYLSGNF
- a CDS encoding tetratricopeptide repeat protein, with protein sequence MFKNLKQANYLIYTLFFLLLFTNSFGQKITNPLTGEQQSQLNKYLNEANNFQSEGNNSQAAQYLNKIGFLYWETNNPDLAIEYFDKSIVLNKKIGNKNAIKSLYGNIGMIYSDKGDYETALLNFRKCLIISREQNNKNDIVSNLINISVTLGIISRYDEAINNLEKALTITKESNNIKLLRSCYGMLAENYEKLGNSEKSFEYFNLYASFDKHIKKKEMEKIDKESKQKIAEIEHEKKKVEAEKFQKEVELKKTEESLEISEELNREKQMELELQELTLKEQQAKLKMQKFITYAFIVGFILILVIAYIIYRGYKQKKEANQKLSTAFDKISKQNIDITRSINYAQRIQNALLPPAENLNKFLPESFILFKPRDIVSGDFYWFAKTKKEHSKKLSVTDNFIDDFIITAVDCTGHGVPGAFMSMIGFNLLNEILTKGIIEADEILNELHNGIRSALKQEKTENKDGMDMTLCRIKKSKNILEFSGAKNPLVYIKNGELIRIRGDREGIGGTQKEGKRIFTKHTIEIDQPISFYIFSDGYADQFGGKDGRKFMFKPFRELLVKIHEKPMNEQKDILEKNIKEWMGDEYSQIDDILLIGFKLYPYNKKS